The Catenuloplanes niger genome includes a window with the following:
- a CDS encoding Pecanex-like protein 1 produces the protein MPRWTDKLRYSLASRNRKIVAAVATVAVFGGIIAVTQVSNAATNRRNNPGRGQACQAAPQPQVSSTTYPRNGRGSFIDENGRRQNVGDGQASEQEINEARQRNRRNRGCTPASPPPAATPSSTTGNNNGGGNNNGGGNNNGGGNNNGGGNNNGGGNNNGGQNPGAGEGTVREDTNGLAILGDDCGESQLQPHTGFQEGNRCVDTEFGEVASAANNASLLITDIPDNVGVNEPFTISVSTRNLVRDRFLGAAAGGYYLESSFLNDDGLVRGHFHTACRVLQNNNEAPDAAPAPAFFVATEDGGGGRAPDTVQINVPGLPAAGEFQCTVWAGDGSHRTPMMERANQTPAIDSARVQVG, from the coding sequence ATGCCCAGGTGGACGGATAAGCTGAGGTACTCCCTCGCCTCGCGGAACAGGAAGATCGTCGCGGCTGTTGCGACCGTCGCGGTGTTCGGCGGCATCATCGCCGTCACCCAGGTGTCGAACGCGGCGACGAACCGGCGCAACAACCCCGGCCGGGGGCAGGCCTGCCAGGCGGCGCCACAGCCGCAGGTGAGCTCCACGACGTACCCGCGCAACGGCCGTGGTTCGTTCATCGACGAGAACGGTCGCCGGCAGAACGTCGGTGACGGCCAGGCCTCCGAGCAGGAGATCAACGAGGCCCGTCAGCGCAACCGCCGCAACCGTGGCTGCACCCCGGCCTCGCCGCCGCCGGCCGCGACCCCGTCCAGCACCACCGGTAACAACAACGGTGGCGGCAACAACAACGGTGGTGGTAACAACAACGGTGGTGGTAACAACAACGGTGGTGGTAACAACAACGGCGGCGGCAACAACAACGGCGGCCAGAACCCGGGTGCCGGCGAGGGCACGGTCCGCGAGGACACCAACGGCCTCGCGATCCTCGGCGACGACTGCGGCGAGAGCCAGCTGCAGCCGCACACCGGCTTCCAGGAGGGCAACCGCTGCGTCGACACCGAGTTCGGTGAGGTCGCCAGCGCCGCCAACAACGCCTCGCTGCTGATCACCGACATCCCGGACAACGTGGGCGTCAACGAGCCGTTCACCATCTCCGTCTCCACCCGCAACCTGGTCCGGGACCGCTTCCTGGGTGCCGCCGCCGGTGGCTACTACCTGGAGAGCTCCTTCCTGAACGACGACGGCCTGGTCCGCGGCCACTTCCACACCGCCTGCCGGGTGCTGCAGAACAACAACGAGGCCCCGGACGCGGCTCCGGCCCCGGCGTTCTTCGTCGCGACCGAGGACGGCGGCGGCGGCCGCGCCCCCGACACCGTGCAGATCAACGTGCCGGGCCTCCCGGCGGCCGGCGAGTTCCAGTGCACCGTGTGGGCCGGTGACGGCTCGCACCGCACGCCGATGATGGAGCGCGCGAACCAGACCCCGGCGATCGACTCCGCCCGGGTGCAGGTCGGCTGA
- a CDS encoding SMC family ATPase has translation MRPLRLDMSGFTVFREQTTVDFTDADFFALVGPTGSGKSTVLDAITFALYGQVPRWGTARGIVNALSPSAVEARVRLVFESANERYVATRVVRRDGKGRVNTSGAGLQLMPRGFDVTKLDTGLSPEDLGEVLAGTPAEMDKAVQEAVGLPYEQFTTCVVLPQGQFADFLHAKPATRQQILVNLLDLGVYEEVQRRATARAGAADAKLSAVDQLLSGLDDTDDAHLAAAADHLDRVIELAEGVEAALPGLRAAADRTGAATTAVATLDTEIAKLRGVRAPADVAAVAGAAADARAAAAEAVRAVHTAEEQEEKVRGEMAGSGDPAALRLLLEAHAETDTLTRQAAELTGTLASAEREHGAAAAAVTAARTDHDRATAALDAARQAYQDAQNADRATALRLHLTVGDPCPVCAHPVTALPIETPTGYAVPADGAGRALGHRHGPNGPGGPGVNGPAETGTGGTGIPGGTGAPGGTGIPGGTGAPGGTGIPGGTGAPGGTGIPGGTGAPGGTGIPGGTGIPGGTGDAGGTGISGGGGQGSGRPDGRAGAPRPRGEAVLGGSAPGRAGAGPADPAAQRAAGRSAVAAAEAEGKRARAAADQAAKLVTEREQAARELERTLDRARARHDDLQHRLTAATAKIAGSPGPDALRRELDGIAALRKRLDAAGTAVRRAREAQRRAQTEADRAEQRLRAAWQGFDAARDTVAPFGPPAPDREDVAAAWTGLAGWAAEQVARRADARTAAEAELLAARGEADDVHVRIEGLFQAVGLTAPAKRGEAEYLRAAAVATERAEGALRRIEERREQAAELREQRAVHERDGRVAKTLAGHLRANNFERWLLEEALDLLVDGGSRILRELSGGQYELVHDKGEFWVVDHHDAGLRRGVRTLSGGETFQASLALALALSEQLAGMSTTAASLESIVLDEGFGTLDAVTLDSVAATLENLAARGDRMVGVVTHVGALAERIPVRFEVRKDARSARVTRSGL, from the coding sequence GTGAGGCCGCTGCGGCTGGACATGTCCGGGTTCACCGTGTTCCGCGAGCAGACCACGGTCGACTTCACCGACGCGGACTTCTTCGCACTGGTCGGCCCGACCGGCTCCGGCAAGTCCACGGTGCTGGACGCGATCACGTTCGCGCTGTACGGCCAGGTGCCGCGCTGGGGCACCGCCCGCGGCATCGTCAACGCGCTCTCCCCGTCCGCGGTCGAGGCACGCGTCCGGCTGGTCTTCGAGTCCGCCAACGAGCGGTACGTGGCCACCCGCGTGGTCCGCCGGGACGGCAAGGGCCGGGTCAACACCAGCGGTGCCGGGCTGCAGCTGATGCCGCGCGGCTTCGACGTGACCAAGCTGGACACCGGGCTGTCCCCGGAGGACCTCGGCGAGGTGCTGGCCGGCACGCCCGCGGAGATGGACAAGGCGGTGCAGGAGGCGGTCGGCCTGCCCTACGAGCAGTTCACCACGTGCGTGGTGCTGCCGCAGGGGCAGTTCGCCGACTTCCTGCACGCGAAGCCCGCGACCCGGCAGCAGATCCTGGTCAACCTGCTCGACCTCGGCGTCTACGAGGAGGTCCAGCGTCGCGCCACGGCCCGGGCCGGCGCGGCCGACGCCAAGCTGTCCGCGGTCGACCAGCTGCTGTCCGGACTGGACGACACGGACGACGCCCACCTCGCGGCCGCCGCCGACCACCTGGACCGGGTGATCGAGCTGGCCGAGGGGGTCGAGGCCGCGCTGCCCGGCCTGCGCGCCGCCGCGGACCGCACCGGCGCGGCCACCACCGCGGTCGCCACGCTGGACACGGAGATCGCCAAGCTGCGCGGCGTGCGCGCGCCCGCCGACGTCGCCGCCGTGGCCGGCGCGGCAGCCGACGCCCGCGCCGCCGCGGCCGAGGCCGTCCGCGCCGTGCACACGGCCGAGGAGCAGGAGGAGAAGGTCCGCGGCGAGATGGCCGGCAGCGGCGACCCGGCCGCGCTCCGGCTGCTGCTGGAGGCGCACGCGGAGACGGACACGCTGACCCGGCAGGCGGCGGAGCTGACCGGCACGCTGGCCTCGGCCGAGCGCGAGCACGGCGCGGCCGCGGCCGCGGTCACGGCCGCGCGCACCGATCACGACCGCGCCACCGCCGCGCTGGACGCGGCCCGCCAGGCCTACCAGGACGCACAGAACGCCGACCGTGCCACCGCGCTCCGCCTGCACCTCACGGTCGGCGACCCCTGCCCGGTCTGCGCCCACCCCGTCACGGCACTGCCGATCGAGACCCCCACGGGGTACGCCGTGCCGGCCGACGGCGCGGGCCGCGCCCTCGGCCACCGGCACGGACCGAACGGTCCCGGTGGGCCGGGCGTGAACGGTCCCGCCGAGACGGGCACCGGCGGCACCGGCATTCCCGGCGGCACCGGCGCTCCCGGCGGCACCGGCATTCCCGGCGGCACCGGCGCTCCCGGCGGCACCGGCATTCCCGGCGGCACCGGCGCTCCCGGCGGCACCGGCATTCCCGGCGGCACCGGCGCTCCCGGCGGCACCGGCATTCCTGGCGGTACAGGCATTCCCGGCGGCACCGGCGATGCTGGTGGCACCGGTATTTCCGGTGGCGGTGGGCAAGGCTCCGGGCGGCCGGACGGCCGGGCGGGGGCGCCTCGGCCGCGCGGTGAAGCCGTCCTGGGCGGGTCCGCACCCGGCCGGGCCGGCGCCGGGCCGGCGGATCCCGCCGCGCAGCGGGCCGCCGGGCGGTCCGCGGTCGCGGCGGCCGAGGCCGAGGGCAAGCGCGCGCGGGCGGCCGCCGACCAAGCCGCGAAGCTGGTCACCGAGCGCGAGCAGGCCGCCCGGGAGCTGGAACGGACGCTCGACCGCGCGCGGGCCCGCCACGACGACCTCCAGCACCGCCTCACCGCGGCCACCGCCAAGATCGCCGGCTCGCCCGGCCCGGACGCGCTCCGGCGGGAACTGGACGGGATCGCGGCACTCCGGAAGCGGCTGGACGCCGCGGGCACGGCCGTCCGCCGGGCCCGGGAGGCGCAGCGCCGCGCCCAGACCGAGGCCGACCGCGCGGAGCAGCGTCTCCGGGCGGCCTGGCAGGGCTTCGACGCCGCACGGGACACGGTCGCGCCGTTCGGGCCGCCCGCGCCGGACCGGGAGGACGTGGCCGCGGCCTGGACCGGCCTGGCCGGCTGGGCCGCGGAGCAGGTCGCGCGGCGCGCGGACGCCCGGACCGCGGCCGAGGCCGAGTTGCTGGCGGCCCGCGGCGAGGCGGACGACGTACACGTGCGGATCGAGGGTCTTTTCCAGGCCGTCGGCCTGACCGCGCCGGCGAAGCGTGGCGAGGCCGAATACCTGCGGGCCGCGGCCGTGGCGACCGAGCGGGCCGAGGGCGCGCTGCGCCGCATCGAGGAGCGCCGCGAGCAGGCCGCCGAACTGCGCGAGCAGCGGGCCGTGCACGAGCGCGACGGCCGGGTCGCGAAAACGCTCGCCGGCCACCTGCGTGCTAACAACTTTGAGCGCTGGCTGCTGGAGGAGGCACTGGACCTGCTGGTCGACGGCGGTTCCCGGATCCTGCGCGAACTGTCCGGCGGGCAGTACGAACTGGTGCACGACAAGGGCGAGTTCTGGGTCGTCGACCACCACGACGCCGGCCTGCGGCGCGGCGTGCGCACGCTCTCCGGCGGCGAGACGTTCCAGGCGTCGCTGGCCCTGGCGCTCGCGCTCTCCGAGCAGCTGGCCGGCATGTCCACCACCGCGGCCAGCCTCGAGTCGATCGTGCTGGACGAGGGCTTCGGCACGCTGGACGCGGTCACGCTCGACTCCGTCGCCGCCACGCTGGAGAACCTGGCCGCCCGCGGCGACCGGATGGTCGGCGTGGTCACCCATGTCGGCGCGCTCGCCGAGCGGATCCCGGTCCGCTTCGAGGTGCGCAAGGATGCCCGTAGCGCGCGAGTGACCCGGAGCGGCCTGTGA
- a CDS encoding DUF4142 domain-containing protein, which produces MAFAQAPTPEVVEPAEQDPSGPITSADEQFVIAVRLAGLWEIPAGEMAGDKGESQKVKEVGDSIRQQHIELDELTVNAAAKLNIQLPNEPNQDQSNWLAEMEAAEGAEFDEIFVARLRAAHGKIFPVVSTIRASTRNDVVRALAQQTNAFVLTHITLLESTDLVNYAGLPAAPNAQADPVTGANALLAAAQARGATGGFDTTAIWLVLVVAVVAGAFGAVRIIRSR; this is translated from the coding sequence GTGGCTTTCGCCCAGGCGCCGACCCCCGAAGTGGTGGAACCGGCCGAGCAGGACCCGTCCGGCCCGATCACGTCCGCGGACGAGCAGTTCGTGATCGCGGTGCGACTGGCCGGTCTGTGGGAGATCCCGGCCGGTGAGATGGCCGGGGACAAGGGCGAGTCCCAGAAGGTGAAGGAGGTGGGCGACTCGATTCGGCAGCAGCACATCGAGCTGGACGAGCTGACCGTGAACGCCGCCGCGAAGCTGAACATCCAGCTGCCGAACGAGCCGAACCAGGACCAGTCGAACTGGCTGGCCGAGATGGAGGCGGCCGAGGGCGCCGAGTTCGACGAGATCTTCGTGGCCCGGCTCCGCGCCGCGCACGGCAAGATCTTCCCGGTCGTCAGCACGATCCGGGCCTCGACCCGCAACGACGTGGTCCGCGCGCTCGCGCAGCAGACCAACGCCTTCGTGCTCACCCACATCACGCTGCTGGAGAGCACCGACCTCGTGAACTACGCCGGACTGCCTGCCGCGCCCAACGCGCAGGCCGACCCGGTCACCGGTGCCAACGCGTTGCTGGCGGCAGCGCAGGCACGCGGCGCCACCGGTGGCTTCGACACGACCGCCATCTGGCTGGTCCTGGTCGTGGCCGTGGTGGCCGGCGCGTTCGGCGCCGTTCGCATCATCCGAAGTCGATAA
- a CDS encoding DNA-3-methyladenine glycosylase family protein, with protein sequence MLRLPLPEGYHLPGSTRYLGLGRFDPSARFVDGVFWFAAHTPDGPGSLSLTRDGSALTAHAYGDGATWLLAHAAAIAGLNDDVTEFPALAAAHPLVAELARVHRGVRLPATGLVFPRLTRAVLEQKVTGKEAFRGWSGLVRRHGTPAPGPCPDLWVPPTAEVVAGLTYWALHPLGVEQRRAQTILRAATLAATLSRCPDSASLTRRLLDIPGIGPWTAAETVRTVFGDPDAVSVGDFHIPNTVAWGLAGEARGDDARMLTLLAPFTGHRGRVCVLLETAGIAAPRFGPRMPIRSFARF encoded by the coding sequence GTGCTCCGTCTACCGCTGCCCGAGGGCTACCACCTCCCCGGCTCGACGCGGTACCTCGGGCTGGGCCGTTTCGACCCGTCCGCCCGTTTCGTCGACGGGGTGTTCTGGTTCGCGGCCCACACCCCGGACGGTCCCGGCTCGCTCAGCCTCACCCGCGACGGCTCCGCACTGACCGCCCACGCGTACGGCGACGGCGCCACCTGGCTCCTCGCGCACGCCGCAGCCATCGCCGGCCTGAACGACGACGTCACCGAATTCCCCGCGCTCGCGGCCGCGCACCCGCTCGTCGCCGAACTCGCCCGCGTCCACCGCGGCGTCCGGCTCCCCGCCACCGGCCTGGTCTTCCCCCGCCTGACCCGCGCCGTCCTGGAACAGAAAGTCACCGGCAAGGAAGCGTTCCGCGGCTGGTCCGGCCTGGTCCGCAGGCACGGCACACCCGCACCCGGCCCCTGCCCCGACCTGTGGGTACCGCCGACCGCCGAGGTCGTGGCCGGCCTCACCTACTGGGCGCTGCACCCACTCGGCGTCGAACAGCGCCGCGCCCAGACCATCCTCCGCGCCGCCACCCTCGCCGCGACGCTGTCCCGGTGCCCCGACTCGGCATCGCTGACCCGGCGCCTCCTCGACATCCCCGGCATCGGCCCATGGACCGCCGCGGAAACGGTCCGCACCGTCTTCGGCGACCCGGACGCGGTCAGCGTCGGCGACTTCCACATCCCGAACACGGTCGCCTGGGGCCTGGCCGGCGAAGCCCGCGGCGACGACGCGCGCATGCTCACGCTGCTGGCCCCGTTCACCGGCCACCGCGGACGCGTCTGCGTACTACTGGAAACCGCCGGCATCGCGGCACCCCGCTTCGGCCCGCGAATGCCGATCCGGTCATTCGCCCGGTTCTAG